A part of Paroedura picta isolate Pp20150507F chromosome 7, Ppicta_v3.0, whole genome shotgun sequence genomic DNA contains:
- the PLA1A gene encoding phospholipase A1 member A isoform X2: protein MAADPRRWPVSALATHLLFFLAGTGLGSLPGAHSCTDFHPASLLRGSRLHVQFLLFTSSHPSCGQLLLSTEDIQNGGFNTSLGTKIVIHGFRALGTKPSWVDGLIGALLEASPANVIAVDWVHGSTASYNTAVENVTKLALEISTFIRKLLALGAPEKSIHLIGVSLGAHVGGLVGHFYKGQLGRITGLDPAGPKYTKASKEERLDPGDALFVEAIHTDANKFGIRIPVGHLDYYVNGGHNQPGCPRFITSGYNSMICDHMRAVHFYISALKDSCPLMAFPCPSYQEFLAGRCVHCTESTLTSCPTVGLLDNGGINMNPLPREVKVYLATASSAPFCVYHSLVQVRLQQRRISDTSIEISFFSRNSTFSTTITVPMLETVGKGLVTHSMPLCQVERVAFLYHPKSWRRSKEDDPVVEQFCAAPLPLNPSEEMFCLTQTMNPTGRTSPSYDLALACVTTTAPPVDTKKTTGP from the exons ATGGCTGCAGATCCACGGAGATGGCCCGTCTCAGCCTTGGCGACCCACCTGCTTTTCTTCTTGGCTGGCACAG GCCTTGGGAGTCTCCCGGGAGCCCACTCCTGCACGGACTTCCACCCGGCGAGCCTCCTGCGGGGATCCAGGCTCCACGTCCAGTTCCTCCTCTTCACCTCCTCCCATCCCAGCTGTGGGCAGCTGCTGTTGAGCACGGAGGACATCCAGAACGGCGGCTTCAACACCAGCCTGGGAACGAAAATCGTCATCCACGGTTTCAG GGCGCTGGGCACCAAGCCCTCCTGGGTCGATGGGCTCATTGGGGCCTTGCTGGAAGCCTCCCCTGCCAACGTGATTGCGGTGGATTGGGTCCACGGGTCCACAGCCTCCTACAACACTGCCGTGGAGAACGTCACAAAGCTGGCCCTGGAAATCTCCACCTTCATCCGCAAGTTGCTG GCCTTGGGGGCACCGGAGAAATCCATCCACCTCATTGGGGTGAGCCTGGGGGCGCACGTCGGGGGCCTGGTGGGCCACTTCTACAAAGGCCAACTCGGAAGGATCACTG GTctggatcctgcagggcccaaaTACACCAAAGCCAGCAAGGAAGAGCGCTTGGATCCTGGAGACGCGCTTTTTGTAGAAGCCATTCACACGGACGCAAACA AGTTTGGGATCCGGATCCCGGTAGGCCACCTTGATTATTACGTCAACGGAGGCCACAATCAGCCCGGCTGCCCCCGTTTCATCACATCTG GCTATAATTCCATGATCTGTGATCATATGAGGGCAGTACACTTCTACATAAGTGCCTTGAAGGACTCCTGTCCCTTGATGGCTTTCCCGTGTCCCAGCTACCAGGAGTTCTTAGCTGGCCGGTGTGTGCATTGCACAGAGTCCACATTGACTTCCTGCCCCACAGTAG GACTGTTGGACAACGGCGGAATCAACATGAACCCGCTGCCCAGGGAGGTGAAAGTTTACTTGGCCACCGCTTCCTCGGCACCGTTCTGTG TGTACCACAGCCTGGTTCAAGTTCGTTTGCAGCAGCGGAGAATATCAGATACCAGCATCGAGATCAGTTTCTTCAGCAGGAACTCCACCTTCAGCACCACCATCACCGT gcccatGCTGGAGACCGTGGGCAAAGGCCTGGTGACTCACTCCATGCCACTGTGCCAGGTGGAGAGAGTGGCATTCCTCTACCACCCCAAGAGCTGGAGAAGAAGCAAGGAAGACGACCCAGTCGTCGAGCAGTTTTGTGCGGCTCCCCTTCCTCTGAATCCAAG CGAGGAGATGTTCTGCCTGACTCAGACCATGAATCCGACTGGAAGAACCAGCCCTTCCTATGACTTGGCCTTGGCGTGCGTGACTACCACAGCGCCCCCAGTGGACACAAAGAAAACGACAGGACCTTAG
- the PLA1A gene encoding phospholipase A1 member A isoform X1: MEETPKHFDRHPATLPTGAQRALGRAPPLCPPNNRPARWVRLERVAGSKSPAGPIPLKEFSLGQPRLIPVSGQRWQGNAASATAQKSPSGKMAADPRRWPVSALATHLLFFLAGTGLGSLPGAHSCTDFHPASLLRGSRLHVQFLLFTSSHPSCGQLLLSTEDIQNGGFNTSLGTKIVIHGFRALGTKPSWVDGLIGALLEASPANVIAVDWVHGSTASYNTAVENVTKLALEISTFIRKLLALGAPEKSIHLIGVSLGAHVGGLVGHFYKGQLGRITGLDPAGPKYTKASKEERLDPGDALFVEAIHTDANKFGIRIPVGHLDYYVNGGHNQPGCPRFITSGYNSMICDHMRAVHFYISALKDSCPLMAFPCPSYQEFLAGRCVHCTESTLTSCPTVGLLDNGGINMNPLPREVKVYLATASSAPFCVYHSLVQVRLQQRRISDTSIEISFFSRNSTFSTTITVPMLETVGKGLVTHSMPLCQVERVAFLYHPKSWRRSKEDDPVVEQFCAAPLPLNPSEEMFCLTQTMNPTGRTSPSYDLALACVTTTAPPVDTKKTTGP; encoded by the exons ATGGAGGAGACCccaaagcactttgacagacacCCTGCCACGCTCCCCACTGGGGCCCAAAGGGCCTTAGGTCGTGctcctcctctttgtcctccCAACAACcgccctgcaaggtgggtgaggctggagaGGGTGGCTGGGTCAAAGTCACCTGCTGGACCTATTCCACTCAAGGAATTCAGCCTGGGCCAGCCCAGGTTAATTCCCGTTTCTGGACAACGTTGGCAAGGGAACGCGG CCTCTGCCACGGCCCAGAAGAGCCCTTCGGGAAAGATGGCTGCAGATCCACGGAGATGGCCCGTCTCAGCCTTGGCGACCCACCTGCTTTTCTTCTTGGCTGGCACAG GCCTTGGGAGTCTCCCGGGAGCCCACTCCTGCACGGACTTCCACCCGGCGAGCCTCCTGCGGGGATCCAGGCTCCACGTCCAGTTCCTCCTCTTCACCTCCTCCCATCCCAGCTGTGGGCAGCTGCTGTTGAGCACGGAGGACATCCAGAACGGCGGCTTCAACACCAGCCTGGGAACGAAAATCGTCATCCACGGTTTCAG GGCGCTGGGCACCAAGCCCTCCTGGGTCGATGGGCTCATTGGGGCCTTGCTGGAAGCCTCCCCTGCCAACGTGATTGCGGTGGATTGGGTCCACGGGTCCACAGCCTCCTACAACACTGCCGTGGAGAACGTCACAAAGCTGGCCCTGGAAATCTCCACCTTCATCCGCAAGTTGCTG GCCTTGGGGGCACCGGAGAAATCCATCCACCTCATTGGGGTGAGCCTGGGGGCGCACGTCGGGGGCCTGGTGGGCCACTTCTACAAAGGCCAACTCGGAAGGATCACTG GTctggatcctgcagggcccaaaTACACCAAAGCCAGCAAGGAAGAGCGCTTGGATCCTGGAGACGCGCTTTTTGTAGAAGCCATTCACACGGACGCAAACA AGTTTGGGATCCGGATCCCGGTAGGCCACCTTGATTATTACGTCAACGGAGGCCACAATCAGCCCGGCTGCCCCCGTTTCATCACATCTG GCTATAATTCCATGATCTGTGATCATATGAGGGCAGTACACTTCTACATAAGTGCCTTGAAGGACTCCTGTCCCTTGATGGCTTTCCCGTGTCCCAGCTACCAGGAGTTCTTAGCTGGCCGGTGTGTGCATTGCACAGAGTCCACATTGACTTCCTGCCCCACAGTAG GACTGTTGGACAACGGCGGAATCAACATGAACCCGCTGCCCAGGGAGGTGAAAGTTTACTTGGCCACCGCTTCCTCGGCACCGTTCTGTG TGTACCACAGCCTGGTTCAAGTTCGTTTGCAGCAGCGGAGAATATCAGATACCAGCATCGAGATCAGTTTCTTCAGCAGGAACTCCACCTTCAGCACCACCATCACCGT gcccatGCTGGAGACCGTGGGCAAAGGCCTGGTGACTCACTCCATGCCACTGTGCCAGGTGGAGAGAGTGGCATTCCTCTACCACCCCAAGAGCTGGAGAAGAAGCAAGGAAGACGACCCAGTCGTCGAGCAGTTTTGTGCGGCTCCCCTTCCTCTGAATCCAAG CGAGGAGATGTTCTGCCTGACTCAGACCATGAATCCGACTGGAAGAACCAGCCCTTCCTATGACTTGGCCTTGGCGTGCGTGACTACCACAGCGCCCCCAGTGGACACAAAGAAAACGACAGGACCTTAG